The Candidatus Eisenbacteria bacterium genome has a window encoding:
- a CDS encoding D-sedoheptulose 7-phosphate isomerase, which produces MSRKEEILARIRESARVGSALEEDADLLERIAGTWVACLKAGGKVLFFGNGGSAADAQHLACELAGRFYKDRPGLAAIALTVNTSTLTAIGNDFGYDAVFARQLDGLARRGDVAVAISTSGKSESVLAAIRKAREIGLETVGFTGRSGGSLPGLVDLCLQIDSDDTPRVQEGHILAGHIICELVEKEVFA; this is translated from the coding sequence ATGAGCAGGAAGGAAGAGATTCTCGCGAGGATCCGTGAGAGCGCGAGGGTCGGCAGCGCGCTGGAAGAAGATGCCGATCTGCTCGAGCGCATCGCCGGGACCTGGGTCGCATGCCTGAAGGCGGGAGGGAAGGTCCTCTTCTTCGGCAACGGCGGTTCGGCGGCGGACGCCCAGCACCTGGCCTGCGAGCTGGCTGGGCGCTTCTACAAGGATCGCCCCGGGCTCGCGGCCATCGCCCTCACCGTCAACACGTCCACGCTCACCGCGATCGGAAACGACTTCGGCTACGACGCCGTCTTCGCCAGGCAGCTCGACGGCCTCGCCCGCCGCGGCGACGTCGCCGTCGCGATCTCGACGAGCGGGAAGTCGGAAAGCGTCCTGGCGGCGATCCGAAAGGCGCGGGAGATCGGTCTGGAAACGGTCGGATTCACCGGGAGGTCGGGCGGAAGCCTGCCGGGCCTCGTCGATCTCTGCCTGCAGATCGACTCGGACGACACGCCTCGCGTGCAGGAGGGCCACATCCTCGCCGGCCACATCATCTGCGAGCTGGTCGAGAAGGAGGTGTTCGCATGA